The DNA region CGAAAGCGTTCGTGGAAATATCCCAACGCGTATTCGTAAATTGCTAGAAGCTCCAGAAACTGACGGCTTGATCGTTGCGAAAGCGGCGTTAGATCGCCTATTGACGGCAAAAGAACCTGAATTCAAAGAAGTTCAAGGCTTGCTTCGCTCTTACTTGGATCAAGTTGAATTTGCCGCTCTTCCTTTGAGCATCAACCCCAATGCAGCGGCTCAGGGTGCATTGGCTGTTGAGATCAAAGCAGACCGTGCAGATCTTAAGGCGTTGCTGGCAAAAATCGACAACCCAACGACATTCCAATGCGCGCAAAAAGAGCGCGACATCCTGGCAAGCTTTGGTGGCGGTTGCCATCAAAAGATCGGCGTGGCTGTTCTGTCCCGTCCCTACGGTGAGATCACAATCCTAAAAGGTCTGACGGATGGTGGAACTGTTTTAGATAAACGTGAATTGAAACCTTCTGTCGTTTCTCCTCGTTTTACTTCAGATCAAATGTGGTCTTCAGAAGTTCGCGCGGAAAGAAAACCTCTGAACGACTGGAAAGTTCCAACAGGTACAAATGCCCTTTACGTTTCTCGTTCTGAGTCTTGGCCTGAATCTTTAAAATTCGATCAATTCATTTGGACGGCAGGAACTCGCACATGGAAAGCCATGGCGCAAAAAGGCGTTTGGGTTCACGGTTGCTCTGAAGGCTTGGGCGAACAAGAAGAATCCCGCATCGATATCCTAGCTGGTAAATCTTTGTCTTGGGCAAAACTGACTCACGACACGGGATACGAAGAAGGTGCCCGTCAAATGCCTTTGGTTGCGACTTATGCTTTGGGTGAGCAAAACAATGCGACCCCTGTGACTGGAAAAGAATGCTTCTTCTGGAGCAGCGGCAGTCAGTTCTTAGATACAGCAAAAAAATATCCTGAAGTACTTGGCAAGCATCACGCTTGCGGTCCTGGCAATACTTTCAAAATCATCCGTCAGTATTTGCAGGAACAAGGTCACTTCACTGAATCAAAATTAAATATCTACTTGGATCAAGATAACTGGAGACAGCAATGCACAAAATAACATCTGAAGAATTATTCCAACGCGCCCTGAAAGTAACACCAGGCGGAGTTCACTCCCCGGTTCGTTCTTTTAAAGGTTTGGACCGTGCACCTGTTTTCTTTAAACAAGCTGAAGGCGCATTCCTGACTTCTGTTGAAGACAAAAAGTACATCGACTTCTGCCAAAGCTTTGGACCCTTGATCCTGGGTCACCGTGACGCCGAAGTCGCAGAAGAAGTTCACCGCATGGTGGACACAGCTTGGACTTTTGGTGCCACTGAAATTTACTCCTTGGAATTGGCAGAGTGGATTTCTTCAACTTTGCCATTCATGCAAAAGCTTCGCTTCGTATCTTCTGGAACTGAAGCCGTTATGTCTGCATTGCGTGTAGCCCGTGCAGCCACTGGCCGCAGCAAAATCTTGAAATTCGAAGGTTGCTATCACGGTCACGTTGATAACTTGCTGGTTAAAGCAGGTTCGGGTCTGGCGGGTGCTGCCGCTTCCTCTTCTGCAGGAATTTCTGCTGAAGTGGCTAACACAACTGTTGTGGCCCCACTTGATGACGAAGCGAAACTTGAAGAAGTTTTCGCGGCTCAAGGTAAAGACATCGCAGCTGTGATCATTGAACCACTTCCTGCAAACTACGGTCTTTTGATCCAGCGCCAAGAATTCCTTAAAAAAGTATCTGAAATCTGCAAAAAGAACGGCTCCTTGTTGATCTTTGACGAAGTGATCTCTGGTTTCCGCGTAGGCCTTGAAGGCATGGTTGGTAAAACTGGCATCACTCCGGACCTGGTTACTTACGGTAAAATCATCGGTGGTGGTTTCCCAGTGGGTTGCTACGGCGGTCGCGCCGAACTTATGAACATGGTTGCTCCAAGCGGTGATGTTTACCAAGCGGGTACTTTGTCAGCAAATCCAATCGGTATGCGCGCAGGTCTTACGACTCTTAAAAAAATGCAGCGCCTGGATGGTTGGAACGTACTTGAAAAACGCACTCAAAAGTTCGTTCAAGCTTTGCGTGATGGTTTCGCTAAAAAAGGCGTTCCATTGAAAGTAGAACAGCATTCTTCGTTGTTCTGGATTCACGGCGATACAAGCGGTAAAACCATCCGTACTATCGAACAAATCCCCGCAAACCAAAGTACTACCTTCAAAACTTTGTTCCTGAAAGCATTGGACAAAGGTGTTTACTTGGCACCGAATGCCTACGAAGTTGGTTTCGTTTCCATGGCTCACACCGATGAATTGCTAGCTGAAGCAGCAAGCATCATCGTAGGTTCTGCGGAGTAATCGAAAATGAAGAACTTTCTCAAGTCACATTTGAAAACAGTGCTCGCGATCATCTGGTTCGCGTTCACGTTTGCGCTTGTGTCTTGGTGGTGGGTGTTCTTTTTGATGGAACTGGAAGGTGCTCGTCAGCATCGCATGATCGCCTGGGAAGGATCCATTCTTTTGGGGTCCATCTTAATCGGTGGTATTTCCCTGATCGTTTTTACTTTCCGCGATAAACAGCGCCACGATCGGCTGCGTTTCTTTTTCTCGACTTTCAGTCATGATATCAAAACTTCAATTGCTCGTCTTAGACTGCAAGCTGAAGTTTTGGAGGAAGACTTGCAAGGCAACAGTCCGCCAGTCATGAAACGTTTGATCTCTGATATCCAGCGCTTGGATTTGCAGCTGGAAAACTCGCTATTACTTGCAAACTTGGAAGTCAGTCCCCTTCTGCACGAAGAAATGTCTTTAAGCCAACTATTGGGAAATCTGCGCAGTGAATTTGCTGATCTTTCTGTCGAGCTTGAGCGTGACGCCAAAATTTCCGGCGACCGCAGAGCTTTGATGAGTGTCGTTCGCAATCTTTTGCAGAACTCTGTTCTGCACGGCAAAGCCACTACGGTTCGTATTCGCGTACGCGCTGTCGGCAGCAGTCGCCTGGAAGTGATCTTTGAAGACGACGGCCTGGGATTTAAAGGTGAAACCGGTAAATTGGGTTCTGAACTATTGAATTCCAAAGATTCCCGCGGCAACGGCATTGGACTTTTGATCACAAAACGTCTGATGGAAAAAATGCGCGGTGATATCAAATTCGAATCCTCTGATAAAAACGGCTTCAAATCCATACTTCAATTGGAGGGCCAGCTTCTATGATGAGAAAAGTCCTTCTGGTTGAAGATGATTTATCCCTGGGCGAAACACTGACGGAACGCCTGCGCAAAGACTACGAAGTCTTCTGGGGCAAAAGTGTTGCGGATGCCTGGTCCGTTTACACCCAGGAAAAAGATTTTGACCTGGTCATCCTGGATGTGGGCCTTCCTGACGGCACTGGCTTTGAACTTGCCGCAAAAATGAAGAAAAACTCTCCTGTACTGTTCCTGTTTCTGACAGCACAAGCCGATGCTGAATCGCGCTTGCAGGGATTTGAACTGGGCGCAGCGGAATACATTCCGAAGCCTTTCCATTTGAAAGAGCTTTTGATCCGCGTAAAACACGTATTGGATGCACATGCCCCGTTAAAGGAAGTGCAGCTAACAACATGTGTGATTAATTTTACCAATATGTCCGTACGTAAGAACTCAGGTCAAATCGAGTACCCTGCAGTTACAGATATGAAGATTTTGCAGTTATTAATTGATAAAGCACCACGGGTTTTAAGTCGTGACGAGATCATGAATGAAATCTGGGGTGTTGATAAGAACCCTAGCCACAGAACCATCGACAACACGATCGTACGTCTGCGCCAATTATTGGGCGAGGACGGCGACAAACACATTCGTTCTGTGCGCGGCATCGGCTACCAATGGTCCACGGAGGAAACTACATGAACACACTTTTTCACAACGCTCTTCAAAGAAAAGCACAGAAGACACCTCCGATCTGGTTCATGCGTCAGGCCGGCCGTTATCACCAGCACTATCAAGGCATGAGAAAGAAAAACTCTTTCGAAGAGCTTTGCAAAACTCCGGAACTGGCTGCTGAAGTAGCTCGTGGACCCGTTGCTGAATTTGACTTCGACGTATCGATCCTTTTCTCTGACATCCTATTCCCATTGGAAGCATTGGGCATGGGCTTGAAATACACAGACGCTCATGGCCCGCAATTGGGATTCAAACTAAACCCTGAAACGATCAACAACCTGGGCGAAGTGGCACCTGCGATCGAGTTCATGAAATTCCAAAAAGAGGCAGTGATCGCGACTCGCGAAGTGCTTCCTAAAGACAAAAGCTTGATCGGCTTTGTTGGCGGTCCTTGGACATTGTTCGTTTACGGCGTTGAAGGCTCCCACGCAGGTTCTTTGATTCAATCCAAAGTATTGATCAATATGTTCCCTAAGTTCCTGGAAAAAATGCTTCCACTTCTAAAAGCAAACATCCAGCTTCAATTGGATGGCGGCGTTGAGATCGTCATGATCTTTGATACAGCTGCTGGCGAAGTTTCCCCGCTATTCTTCCGTGAATGGATTCAACCAGTGATCTCCGTTTTGGCTAAAGAATTCCCGGGTAAAATCGGTTACTACTCCAAAGGCACACAGCCGACGTTCTTTAATAAAGAATTCACCGAGCTTCCTTGGGCGGGTCAGGGTTTCGACCACCGTTGCTACATCCCTGAATGCTTTAAAGTTCAAAACAAAGGTTTTGTCCAAGGCAACTTCGACCAAAGCTTGCTTTTCATGGACGACGCTGACTTCAAAAAAGCGGTCCAAAACTTCCTGGCTCCGATGAAAGAAATGTCACCAGAACAACGTGCTGGCTGGGTCTGCGGCTTGGGCCACGGCGTCCTTCCCAAAACTCCCGAGAAGAACGTGAAACTATTCATCGAAACTGTTCGAGAGGTACTTTCATGATGATTAAAAATCTACTGGCAAAATACGATGTGCCGGCACCCCGGTACACCTCTTACCCGACGGTTCCTTACTGGGAGACGAATCCCACACGCGACCAATGGGTGTCCCACCTGAAAACGACTTTGCAAAAAAGCGAAGGTGGTTGGTCTTTGTACGTCCACATTCCATTCTGTGAAACTCTTTGTACTTTCTGTGGATGTAACAACATCATCACGAAAAGCCATTCAAAAGAGTCTCCGTATGTGGATATGCTGATCAAAGAATGGAATCTGTACAAGCAACAGGTGCCAGAACTTTTGAAAGCTCCGTTGAAACACATCCATTTGGGTGGTGGAACTCCGACGTTCCTTTCTGCTGACTCCCTGCTGCGCCTTCTGACTCCGATCGTGAATGACTGCAACTTGGATAAAGAGCACTTCGAGGGCTCCATCGAAGTGGACCCACGCAGAACCACACCGGAACAACTGAAGGCATTGCGCACATTGGGCTTCAATCGTGTCAGCATGGGTGTTCAGGATTTCAATCCTGAGGTTCAACGCCTGGTAAACCGCATTCAGCCCCTGGAAATCACGGCCGAGCTTTCCCAAGCAGCCCGCGATCTGGGTTATACTTCCGTTAACTTCGATTTGATTTATGGTCTGGCAAAACAAACTGCGGAGTCCATCCGCGAAACGGCGGAAGCAACGGTGAAGTTGCGCCCGGATCGTATTGCCTTGTACAGCTTTGCCTTGGTGCCTTGGATTAAACCGGCTCAGCGTCTTTTTAAGGACGAGGATCTTCCTAAAGCTGCTGAAAAGCGTGAGCTTTATGAAATCGCCCGTGGCATTTTGCTAAACGCCGGTTACGTGGAAGTCGGCATGGATCACTTTGCCCTGCCAACTGATAACTTGAGCATCGCCATGGACGAAAAACGTCTGCACAGAAATTTCATGGGCTATACAGATCAAAGAACGGATGTTCTTTTGGGTCTGGGCGTTTCTTCTATTTCTGAAACTCCATTCAGCTTCCATCAGAATGAAAAAGTCCTGCCTTTGTACGAGCAATCCATCAACGATGGTTTGATCCCGACAATGCGCGGACACATCCTGACCGAGGAAGACCAGATTCGCCGTCGTCAGATTCTAAAATTGATGACTGAATTTGAAGTCGAGTTCCTAAGTGACGAACAAGAAGAGAAAGCCACTGAGTTTTTGACCGAAATGATCAAAGACGAGCTTTTGGTTATCAAGGATCACAAACTGGTTGTTCTGGAAGCGGGACGCCCGTTCCTGCGCAACGCCTGCGTGTTCTTTGATGAACGTTTAAAGACCAAACAACCTCAAACCAAGATTTTCTCTCAGTCGATATGAAAAAGATCACGGTCATTGGTGCTGGTTTCGCGGGATTAACAATTGCCCTGAAGCTGGCGCAAAAAGGATTCAAGGTTCATCTTCACGAAAAGTCCGAGCGTCTGGGCGGACTTTTGGGAACTGAATATAGCGAATACGGCATGGCTGAAAAAGCCGCCAACTCCCTGATCCTGACCGACCGTTCTGAAAAACTCTTTAAAGAAATCGGTTTGGACCTGACTTATCCGTTAGAGTCCTCCAAGAAACGCTTCATCTTCCGCGGTTTTCCCAAAGCCATGCCGCTGAATCCCTTTGAAATTCTGAAAGTGGCCTTCACGGTCATTCCCCGTGTTTTATTTGCCAAAGCTTCGCTGAAACCAAAATCGGGCGAGACACTTCAAGACTGGGGCTTGCGCCGTTTGGGAAAAGCACCGACCCGCTTCCTACTGGGACCTGCGATGCAGGGAATCTATGCCAATGAAGCCAAGGACCTGAGCGCTTCATTGATCATCACACCGCTATTTAAGAAAGACCGTGAAAAGTTCCGCGGCACGATCAGCGGTCCCAATGGAATGCAGGATATTGTCGATTATCTGCATGCGACCTTGCAGCAGTTGGATGTCGAAATTTATTTGAACTCGGATCTGGATATCACAACAGTGGAAGGTCCGGTGGTAATCGCCACGTCAGCGTCTGCCGCTGCAAACATCCTTGCCACTCGTGCTCCACAGCTTTCAACATTGTTGAAGCGTGTGAATATGTCCTCGTTGATCAGCACCACAGTGTTTTTTGATAAGGCGCAAACCAAGTACAAGGGTTTCGGCTGCTTGATTCCGCGTGATCTGAAACTGCGCACCTTTGGCGTATTGATGCCTCCTTATATTTTCGCGGGTCGTGATAAGACCTACAACGAAACCTGGATCATGGGCGGCAAGAATAATCAGGATCTTTTAAACTACTCTGATAAAGATCTTAAAGACCTGATCACCAAAGAAAGAAAATCCCTGTTCAAACGCCAG from Bdellovibrio sp. GT3 includes:
- the hemC gene encoding hydroxymethylbilane synthase, which translates into the protein MRLKISARKSDLARLQAYMVGEILKEKNPGLEIEFKFKESLGDINLTTPLWQIPEKGVFTEDFFGELIKGETDMVVHSWKDLPTEVKSETVIAATLPRADQRDLLLVKKSHFEKLRTSRKMNVFSSSPRREYNLTNFFKEHLPFNLESVKFESVRGNIPTRIRKLLEAPETDGLIVAKAALDRLLTAKEPEFKEVQGLLRSYLDQVEFAALPLSINPNAAAQGALAVEIKADRADLKALLAKIDNPTTFQCAQKERDILASFGGGCHQKIGVAVLSRPYGEITILKGLTDGGTVLDKRELKPSVVSPRFTSDQMWSSEVRAERKPLNDWKVPTGTNALYVSRSESWPESLKFDQFIWTAGTRTWKAMAQKGVWVHGCSEGLGEQEESRIDILAGKSLSWAKLTHDTGYEEGARQMPLVATYALGEQNNATPVTGKECFFWSSGSQFLDTAKKYPEVLGKHHACGPGNTFKIIRQYLQEQGHFTESKLNIYLDQDNWRQQCTK
- a CDS encoding glutamate-1-semialdehyde 2,1-aminomutase, with protein sequence MHKITSEELFQRALKVTPGGVHSPVRSFKGLDRAPVFFKQAEGAFLTSVEDKKYIDFCQSFGPLILGHRDAEVAEEVHRMVDTAWTFGATEIYSLELAEWISSTLPFMQKLRFVSSGTEAVMSALRVARAATGRSKILKFEGCYHGHVDNLLVKAGSGLAGAAASSSAGISAEVANTTVVAPLDDEAKLEEVFAAQGKDIAAVIIEPLPANYGLLIQRQEFLKKVSEICKKNGSLLIFDEVISGFRVGLEGMVGKTGITPDLVTYGKIIGGGFPVGCYGGRAELMNMVAPSGDVYQAGTLSANPIGMRAGLTTLKKMQRLDGWNVLEKRTQKFVQALRDGFAKKGVPLKVEQHSSLFWIHGDTSGKTIRTIEQIPANQSTTFKTLFLKALDKGVYLAPNAYEVGFVSMAHTDELLAEAASIIVGSAE
- a CDS encoding sensor histidine kinase, which gives rise to MKNFLKSHLKTVLAIIWFAFTFALVSWWWVFFLMELEGARQHRMIAWEGSILLGSILIGGISLIVFTFRDKQRHDRLRFFFSTFSHDIKTSIARLRLQAEVLEEDLQGNSPPVMKRLISDIQRLDLQLENSLLLANLEVSPLLHEEMSLSQLLGNLRSEFADLSVELERDAKISGDRRALMSVVRNLLQNSVLHGKATTVRIRVRAVGSSRLEVIFEDDGLGFKGETGKLGSELLNSKDSRGNGIGLLITKRLMEKMRGDIKFESSDKNGFKSILQLEGQLL
- a CDS encoding response regulator transcription factor, producing MMRKVLLVEDDLSLGETLTERLRKDYEVFWGKSVADAWSVYTQEKDFDLVILDVGLPDGTGFELAAKMKKNSPVLFLFLTAQADAESRLQGFELGAAEYIPKPFHLKELLIRVKHVLDAHAPLKEVQLTTCVINFTNMSVRKNSGQIEYPAVTDMKILQLLIDKAPRVLSRDEIMNEIWGVDKNPSHRTIDNTIVRLRQLLGEDGDKHIRSVRGIGYQWSTEETT
- a CDS encoding uroporphyrinogen decarboxylase family protein, encoding MNTLFHNALQRKAQKTPPIWFMRQAGRYHQHYQGMRKKNSFEELCKTPELAAEVARGPVAEFDFDVSILFSDILFPLEALGMGLKYTDAHGPQLGFKLNPETINNLGEVAPAIEFMKFQKEAVIATREVLPKDKSLIGFVGGPWTLFVYGVEGSHAGSLIQSKVLINMFPKFLEKMLPLLKANIQLQLDGGVEIVMIFDTAAGEVSPLFFREWIQPVISVLAKEFPGKIGYYSKGTQPTFFNKEFTELPWAGQGFDHRCYIPECFKVQNKGFVQGNFDQSLLFMDDADFKKAVQNFLAPMKEMSPEQRAGWVCGLGHGVLPKTPEKNVKLFIETVREVLS
- the hemN gene encoding oxygen-independent coproporphyrinogen III oxidase, whose translation is MIKNLLAKYDVPAPRYTSYPTVPYWETNPTRDQWVSHLKTTLQKSEGGWSLYVHIPFCETLCTFCGCNNIITKSHSKESPYVDMLIKEWNLYKQQVPELLKAPLKHIHLGGGTPTFLSADSLLRLLTPIVNDCNLDKEHFEGSIEVDPRRTTPEQLKALRTLGFNRVSMGVQDFNPEVQRLVNRIQPLEITAELSQAARDLGYTSVNFDLIYGLAKQTAESIRETAEATVKLRPDRIALYSFALVPWIKPAQRLFKDEDLPKAAEKRELYEIARGILLNAGYVEVGMDHFALPTDNLSIAMDEKRLHRNFMGYTDQRTDVLLGLGVSSISETPFSFHQNEKVLPLYEQSINDGLIPTMRGHILTEEDQIRRRQILKLMTEFEVEFLSDEQEEKATEFLTEMIKDELLVIKDHKLVVLEAGRPFLRNACVFFDERLKTKQPQTKIFSQSI
- a CDS encoding protoporphyrinogen/coproporphyrinogen oxidase; protein product: MKKITVIGAGFAGLTIALKLAQKGFKVHLHEKSERLGGLLGTEYSEYGMAEKAANSLILTDRSEKLFKEIGLDLTYPLESSKKRFIFRGFPKAMPLNPFEILKVAFTVIPRVLFAKASLKPKSGETLQDWGLRRLGKAPTRFLLGPAMQGIYANEAKDLSASLIITPLFKKDREKFRGTISGPNGMQDIVDYLHATLQQLDVEIYLNSDLDITTVEGPVVIATSASAAANILATRAPQLSTLLKRVNMSSLISTTVFFDKAQTKYKGFGCLIPRDLKLRTFGVLMPPYIFAGRDKTYNETWIMGGKNNQDLLNYSDKDLKDLITKERKSLFKRQDTILDAKIFRWDLALPIYDLELESIQNQLAEIKVPGIFLHGNYLSGIGLSKILERSERLSEEIASQHG